Genomic window (Propionibacteriaceae bacterium ZF39):
GGACGGGGAGGCGTCGGTCGATGCCGACCCCTCGGGGCCGGCCCCCGCCGAACAGGACGTCACCATCAGCGCCGCTGCCAGGCACCCGACCAACCAACGCATCTTCATCACAACCGCCTCCACAGATCGGCCCACGCGACCCGAGCCGCAGAATTATCGCTGCCGGCGGGGGCACTGCGCTGCCCCGAACGCGTGTGGGTTGATGTCCCGTGCCAGACACGTCGGATCCCCCGCTGGCCCGCGGCTAAAATCGCCCACCATGGAGTTGCAGCGCCCCCACCGCGAGGTGGTGTCATTCGTCCGGCGCAGCACGCGGATGAACAAGAGCCAGGAGCGCGCGTGGACGCAGCGCGAGCGATACCTCGTCGATGTCCCCCGCGACGACACCTCAACGTCGATCGCCCCGGGCGCGACCATCGATTGGCCGCAGGTCTTCGGGCGTACCGCTCCCCTCGTCGTCGAGATCGGCTCCGGCACCGGTGACTCCCTCGTGGCGATGGCCGCGGCGGATCCTGCCCGCGATCACATCGCCTTCGAGGTGTTCCGACCGGCGATGGCCTCCACGATGATCAAGCTCAACGCCGCGGGAATCACCAACGTCCGGCTCGTCGAGGCCAACGGGGTGTCCGGACTCGAGGAACTCTTCTCCCCCGGCCAGGTCGACGAACTGTGGACCTTCTTTCCCGATCCCTGGCACAAGGCTCGCCACAACAAGCGCCGCCTCGTCGACACGGCCTTCGGCGCGCTCGTCGCCTCCCGCCTCGCTCCCACCGGCGTCTGGCGCATCGCCACCGATTGGGCCGACTATGCCGAGCACTGTCGCGAGGTGCTGGACGATCACCCCGACCTGATCAACGAGTACGCCGATTCCGGCGGTTTCGCGCCGCGCCTCGACGCCCGCCCGATCACGAAATACGAGCAACGCGGCCTGCGTGCCGGGCGCGATGTGTTCGACCTGACCTATCGACGCCGCCATGACTGAGGGGTTTCGACAAGCTCAAGCAGCGACCGAACGTTGGCGTATCGACCTGTCCTACGACGGCACCGACTTCTCGGGTTGGGCTTCCCAGCCCGGTCTGCGTACCGTCCAGGGCACCCTCGAGCACTGGATCACCCAGGTCCTGCGACTGCCCGAACCGGTCCAGGTCGTCTGCGCCGGGCGTACCGACGCGGGAGTCCACGCCCGCGGCCAGGTCGTGCACGTGGACCTGCCCGCCGAGGCCCCGGTCGATTCCCTGGAGCGCCGGTTGCGGCGGGTGCTGCCCCCCGACGTGGTGGTACGCGGGGTCTCCGCCGCGCCACCCGGCTTCGACGCGCGATTCGCGGCGGTCTGGCGGCGCTACGTCTATCGCCTGAATGACGGCACAGCCGCACCCGATCCTCTGCTCCGGGGCCACATCACCCGCGTCCGCGGCCCCCTCGACCTCGACGCGATGAACGCGGCCGGCACGATGCTGATCGGCCTGAAGGATTTCGCGGCGTTCTGCCGACGCCGGGAGGGGGCGAGCACGATCCGTACGCTCCTGGAGCTCCACGCCGAACGCGACGACCGGGGCGATGTGGCGTACACGGTGAAGGCCGACGCCTTCTGCCACTCCATGGTTCGCTCGCTGATGGGAGCAATGACGACGATCGGCATGGGCAAGCGGGACGCCGACTGGCTCGCCGAGGTGATGACCTCACCGGTGCGAAATTCGACGATCAACGTGATGCCGGCGCACGGGCTGTGCCTCGAGGAGGTCGGCTATCCTCCGGATGCGGACCTGGCCGCACGCGTCGTGGCGGCGCGGGCCACCCGCGGGAGTGAGGAACTGTGAGCCACTATTTCCATACGCCCGAGAACATCACCGGCCGCCGCACCATCACCGCCAGGATCTGGGATGTCGACTATGAATTCGACACCGCCAACGGCGTCTTCTCCGCCGACGGGCTCGACCTCGGCACGTCGGTCCTGCTCCGCGAGTCCTGGCCGCCCGACCACGCGACCCGCCTGCTCGACCTCGGTTGCGGCTGGGGCCCGATCGCCGTCGCCCTGGCCCGCGAATGCCTCGACGCGATCGTCGATGCCGTCGACACCAACGAACTCGCCCTCGCCCTGACGGCGGCGAATGCCGAGCGGGCCGGCGTACCCGATCGCGTCCGCCCCACCCTTCCCCAGCACGCCGATCCGGATGCCCGCTATGACGAGATCTGGTCGAACCCTCCGATCCGCATCGGCAAGGACGCCCTGCACGACCTGCTCCTCACCTGGCTCCCCCGCCTCACCGACGACGGCGTCGCGCGACTCGTCGTCGGGCGCAACCTCGGCGCGGACTCGTTGCAGCGGTGGTTGCTGGAGCAGGGGTACGCCTGTGAGCGCGTCGGGTCCGCCAAGGGATTCCGCGTGTTCGCCGTGACCAAGTGACCCCGACCCCTGCGGGTGCCCTCCCAATTGTCCCTCTCTATCAAGATCATCGAAAATATTCGGTTCGCCTCGATATGGAGTGACAATAGGGAGCCCCCCTGGTTGAAATGTCGACATAGGGGCGTACGCTCTTTTCCATCGGGCGGCACCGCAGCCGTCCCTCACCAAGGAGGAAGCATGGGAGCTGGCGACAAGATCGGCAACGCAGCCCAGAACGCGGCCGGCAAGGTCAAGGAAGGGGCCGGCAAGGCCACCGACAACGAGCGCCTCGAGGCTGAGGGCAAGGCCGACCAGGCCGGTGCCAACGTCAAGCAGGCCGGCGAGAACGTCAAGGACGCCGCCAAGGACGTCACCCGCTGACGTTCTGCATGATTCAAGGACCGCCCGAGGGGTACGCCGACCGGCGCCCTCGGGCGTACCTTTTTCGGACACGTCCCCGGCGATCACGCCGATCCACACAATCGATGACGCCCCCGTGGTGTGCCGTGAAAACGGCTGGCTAGACTCACGGAAGACCGGTTCGCCGCGCCTCGGCATCAGCCGCAAGGCCGTGCGGAGCGACCGCTCGGCGAACACCTCAGACCCGGAGGAAACGTAATGACCTACGAACTGCCTGATCTCGATTACGACTACAACGCGCTCGCCCCCCACATCGCGCCCGAGATCATGGAACTCCACCACAGCAAGCATCACGCGACCTACGTCAAGGGCGCCAACACCGCCGTTGAGCAGCTGGCCGAAGCCGCCTCGAAGGGCGAGCTCGGCACCATCAACAAGCTCGAGAAGGATCTGGCCTTCAACCTCGGCGGCCACATCAACCACTCGGTGTTCTGGAAGAACATGTCCCCCAACGGTGGCGGCGAGGCCACCGGCGACCTCGCCGACGCGCTCGGCGAGACCTTCGGCGGCTTCGAGCAGTTCCAGAAGGCCTTCAACGCCAACGCGCTCGGCGTCCAGGGCTCCGGCTGGGGCGTCCTGGCCTATGACACCTTCGGCAAGCGCCTCAACCTGCTCCAGGTCTTCGACCACCAGGGCAACCTGCCTGCCGGCCAGGTTCCGGTTCTGCTCCTCGACATGTGGGAGCACGCGTTCTATCTGCAATACAAGAACGTGAAGCCCGACTTCGTCAGCGCCTGGTGGAACGTCATCAACTGGGAGGACGCCAACGCTCGCCTGGCCAAGGCCAAGGCTGCCGACGTCTTCTGAGTCGCGATTTCCTGACTCGTACGCAGGGCCGGTCCTTCGGGGCCGGCCCTGTTTGCGTTCAGCCCTGCTCGCGGACCGTCGAGCCGAATTCCCGCTCCATCCACCGTGGCAGCGGCTGCCGGGTGAGCAGCGAGCGCCAGACATTCACGATGGTGAACAGGATCATGCCGTTGTTGGTGTTGACATAGGTCCAGGCGTGGAAGGGCATGACGTCGGTGACGGGCGTGAACGACACACGGCCGGGCCGGTTGTCGGGCCGCCCCGCGCACACGTCGAGCGTCAGCCCGTCGATCGTCACCCGCACCCACATATGCCCCATGCGCCACCAGGGGTTGATGTCCTGCCGCACGCGCGTGGCGAACACCCGCTCGGCATCGAACCCCAGCTCGCGCAACAGCCACCACAACGCGGTGTTGTATTGATTGCAGTAGCCCCGCGAGTTCCTGAACGCCAGCGCCGGCGGCTCCCACACGCTCAGGATCGAATAGCGCGTGAACTTCCGGTGCACGAGTCGCTGGGCGAACTCGACCAGATCCCACCCCGTCAGTCCCGAGTTGCGGCACACCGTCACGGCGTCATCGAGGGTCTGCACCCCGTCCGGGTTCGCGACCTGCGGTTTCGGCGTACGCGCGACGACCGGCGCCACCGCGACCGAGAGCGCCGCCACAGGAATCCACCACTTCTTCATCGGTCCTCCTTGGCCTCGCGCGGCTTGAGCTGGCCGCGCAGCCGGTCACGCCACCGCGAACGATAGGGCTCGTCGCGGGCCAGTTCACCGTGCAGATCGAGCATCAGCCCGACGGATCTCGACCAGTCGTACTGCTCTGCCCGGACCCGCGCCGCCGCCCGTGTCGCTGCCTTCGGTCGCGCCGCCAACCGCTCGATGGCATCGGCCAGATCCCGCGGGTTGGGATGGCCCCACTCCCCGCAGGTCGCGTCGACCAGTTCGCGGGCGCCACCCCGATTGGAGGTCACGACCGGCGTACCGCTCGCCAGTGCCTCCAACACCGCCAGCCCGAAGGTCTCCGCGGGACACACGCTCAGCGAGACATCCGACCGGGTCAGGGCCGTCGCGATCTCCTCGCGCCCGGACAGATAGCCATGAAAGACCACCGGCGCATCGCCCGCAATCTCCACGAGCTCGTCACGGTGCGGACCGTCGCCATAGACGTCCATCCGCATCGGGATCCCCCGTCTGTGCACCTCGACGGCCGCCGCCACCGCCAGATGCGGGCTCTTCTCCCGCGACAGGCGACCGACATAACAGAGCTTCAGCAACCCATCGTCGACCGGCGTCCCCCGATCGGGCCGGAACATGTCCAAGTCGACACCCAGCGGCACCATCGACAACCGTGCCGGGGTGTTCTCGAACTCCCCCGCCGCATAGTTCGACGTCACCACGACCGTGTCGAACGACTGGGCGAGCCGACGGTTCAGCGCGCCCACGGCCGTCTCGACACCAAACTGCCGCCGCGACCACAGCCCGAGCATGTCGTCGAGCCGCTCGTGACTGAACAGGATCGACCCGATCCCCCGCCGCTTCGCCCACCCCGCGACCGGCGACAACGTCCACTTGTCCGAGACCTCGACGCTGGTCGGCTGGAAGCGGTCGAGGGCGATGAGAGCGCGCCAGGGCTGGGCGATCATTCGGTACGCAGAGTTGGGCAGGTGCGGCGATGCGACCGTGACGACGATTCCGGACTCGGTTTCGACCGTCTCGTCGTGTTCGCCCGGGACCACGAGCACCCGTTCATGTCCCGCCGCCACATAGCCCGCGCCGAGCCGATCGATGGCCTGCCGCATCCCGCCCGACACCGGCCCCACGAAGTTGGCCAGCTGGGCGATTCGGAGGCGGTCGGTCACGGAGTTCAGCGTACCCAGTCCGGCTGCGCCCACTGACCGGACAAGCCCCTAGGATCCGCCCCATGACGGTGGCGGGTTGGCAGACGAGGGCGTTCGGCCACCTCGGGCAGATAGCCGACTTCTTTCTGCCGCCGTTCCAGATGGGCACGCGGCGGCTGGTGCGTCGCACGACCTCGGGGCGGGTCGGTCCGGCCCTGCCGTTCCAGGCGTTCACCTATGTCGTCGACGATGTCGAGATCGAAGTGGCCTCGCTCCCCCTGCCGTTTCCCCTGCCTCCGCTCGTGGTGCACCGTGGCCCGAGCGTCCGGGCGGGCGTACTGACCCCCGTCGGGGACGTGGGCGATCTGGCCCGCGTGACCGGAGTCGGCGAGCGCGACGCGTTCGAGGTGGCGTGCGGCCAGCCGGAGTTCGCCCGGGCCGTGCTGCAGCCCGCGATCGCGCAGTCGCTGCGCTCCTGGGGGTCGCCCTTCTCCGGCTCCACCCGCGACGGCCTGCTGCCCAACTTCGATATCGCGCTGGATGGCGCCCACCTCGTCGCGGTCAACGGCCCCACGCCGGACGATCCGCGCTTCCCGACCTATCTGACCCGGTTGCTGGGCTTGACCCTGGCACTCGTGAATGCCCCGATCCGCCACTTCGTCCGGCCTCCGCGACCGCCCGGCCTGGGGTTCAGGGGAAGGCTGTGGGCCTGGGAGCCGAACATCCCCGGCATCGCTTTCCGTTACCGCTCGTTTGCCGGGCTGGGCGAACACAACCGCATCGGTCAGGCCATCGGCGTCGTCCGCGGCCGGGTCGCCGACCTCCCGTTCACCGCGCTCGGCTGCCCGGACCCCGACTTCGCTGTGCTCGTCGTGCACACCGGCATGCGGTTGCCCCCGCTGTGGATCGGCGGGCAGGACGGGGCCGGGCGGACCGGCGTACCCGATTTTGATCGCAGGTGGCGCTTGCACTGTCCCGATCCGCGGTTCGCGGCCGACCTGTTGCCGACCGAGTCGCTGCAGCGGCTCGCCGCGACCGACAGGGAACTCCTGCCGACCCTGCGGGTGCAGGGCGGCGAGCTGGGCGTACGCCTGCGGCGCTGGTCCGAGGCCGACATCGCCGACGCGGTCGACCTGCTCGAGGATCTTCTCGCCGGCGCAGCCTGGGAGCTGCGCCGGGCGCTGGGTGTGAGAACGAGCGGACGCTGAGGACTCAGCCGACGAGCTCCACGTTGCCGGCCTGCTCGAGCCGCTCGAGGATGCGGTCCAGGATCACCTGCCGGTCGAACTGCAGCGCATAGGTCCGCGCCTTCACCTCGGCAGCGGTGCGCTCCTCGACGGTGGTATCGCAGATGGCCTGATCCAGATGGGCCCGCAGCTGCTCGACATCACCCGGATGGTGGATGAGCGCGCACGTGCCGACGGCCTCACCGATGCCACCCGTATCCGTCGTGATCACGGGCCCGCCGCCCGCCAGCATCTTCTCGGCCAACGCGATCCCGAACGTCTCGACGAACGCTTCCTGGGGCTTGCTCGGCAGCGAGTACGCCGCAGCGCCCGCCATCAGGAACGGCTTCTCCGCATCGTCCACGTCGTGGAGGAAGGTGATGCGATCGTGCACCGGCGACGCCGCGGCGAGCGCGTGCAGATCGGCCTCGGCCGGGCCACGGCCGGCGATGACGAGCCGCACCCTGTCCTTGGCGCGCGAGCCGGCGTACGCCTCGATGAGGTCGTCGACGCCCTTGGCGGGGGTCAGCCGGGAGAGGAACAGGATGTAGCCGTCCTTCTCCAGGCCGCGAGCCGACAGCCGTGACTCGATCTCGGCCGGATCGAGGTTCACATAGGCGCTGGTATCGATCGCCGGATAGGAGATCGCGATGCGCTCCCGGCACTGAGGCGCGAAGTTGGTGCCGTGCAGGCGGTCGAGCTCGGCGGCCTCCTCCACGATGAGGTCCTTGGTGTATTCGGAGACGGCCAGGCAGTGATCCGACGACAGATAGCTCGCGAGCAGGTGCGCCGCCGCCCCGAACCGGTCCTGCATGACACAGTTGCGGACGACGTTGGTGATATCGGACCCGACGGCCTCCGCGACCGTGGTGACGTTGACCGGCAGCCCGGTCTGACGCGCGACGTGCAGCGCATCATTGACCGCGATCGTGTGCGGGGTCAGATAGAGCGACAGGGCCACCGTCTCGACGCCATCGGTGAACAGTTCGACGAGCCGCCCGATGAGACCGGAGACGAACCGGCCGTCCGGGACCTTGTAGTCCCCCACCGGCTCGGGCCGTTCCACCGTGATGCCGGGGCTGTAGGGCAGGATCGAATCGAGGGGCTTCAGCGGCAGGCCGGTTTCGGCCAGGCGCTCGATGGGCCAGGTGACGATGCGCACATCGGTGAAGCCGCGCAGCAACGCGGCCTCGGCGAGATTGCGGGCCTCCACGGAGTGCCCGCAGATGACGGGATCGGCGCGAACGACGATCACAAGGCGGCGGTCGGGTCGGGTCATGGTGGCCCTCCAGGGCATGCAGCGAGTCGGCTCGGTGGGAGTCTCGGGTGGGGGTGTGGAGCAGGTCAAATCGGGACCAGCATGCGGCAGGTCAGGGGTCACAAATCCGGCGTACCCATCATTCGGGCGGCGTCGGGAACGAGGGCGGGCGGCGGGTCGTGCCCCAGTCGCCCGGCTTGTCGGCCAGCGTCACCACCAAGTGTCCGCCGCGCCGGAAATCCTCACCCGGCAGCCAGGCATCGACCGGTCGACCGTCGAGTGTCGCGGAGGTGACATAACGGGCGGGAGCGTCGGGTTCGGGCGGGCGATACCCCTCGACGTCGACGATCAGATCGCGGTCCCCGACGGCCAGCCGGGCATGCTCGTGGGCCGGCGCATTGAGGAGGAAGAGGTCCTGCCCGGCGACGGGCATGATCCCGAGGGAGGCCCAGACATACCAGGAACTGAGGCCGCCGGAGTCATCATTGCCGGGCAGCCCGCCGCGCGTCGCGCGGAACTGGTTGGTGACGACCCCGTGCACGACATCGGCCGTGCGGTCCGGACGCCCCGCATAGGTGTACGCCCACGGCGCGTCCATGTCCGGTTCGTTGTTCATGCCTTGGAACCGGCCGAGGGCGTACCCCTCGGCGAGCTCCTCCGCAGACGGCCCGACTCCGGGCTGGGTCTCGGGCTCGGCGCCGAACCCGAAGAACGCATCGAGCAATTCCACGAACGCCTCGTCCCCACCGGCCCACTCGATGCGGGAGGCCATGTCGTGGAGGATGCGGAACGAATAGTTCCAGCGGGTGCCCTCATAGAACGTGGAGGCGCGAAGCAGTTGCCCATCGGCGTCGAACGCATTGCGCCAGCGGCCCGCCTTGGATTCGAGCGAGGCGGCCAGCGCATGGTCGCCGACGCGCTTGGCCACCTGGGCGGTGCACCAGTGACCGAACGCGAGGTCGAGCGTGTGGGTGATCGGTTCGGCGCGGCCGAAGCGGAGGAATTCCTCGCCATAGGTACGCCGCAGATCCGTCGACATCAGCGTCAGCGCCAGGTCCCAGTCGACGCCGGGAAGGCCCGCCTGCGAGACCGAGGCGAGGAACGTATGGCACAACGCCGACCCCTGGCGGGAGAACCGGTCAGCGCCACGGGCCATGCGATAGCCGATCGGGAAGTTGCCCTCTTCCTCACAGATCGTGATGAGCGCGCTGGCGAGGTCGGAGGCCTTGTCGGGTGCGGCCAGGATGAGCAGCGGGAGCTGGGTGCGATAGATGTCCCAGACCGTGCAGAGATCGAACGCGAACGGACCCTTGTCGGGCCACCAGGGCGACTCGTTGTGGGCGATCGCCGGCTTGATGAGGCTGTGATAGACGGCGGTGTCGAACACGGTCTGGCGCTCCCGCGTGGGTGCCTCGACCTGGACCTTGCCGAGCACTTCCGACCAGGCTTGCTCGGTGAGCGAGCGCCGGATCTCGAACGACTCCCGCTCGCGCGGCACGTCGTCCTCGAGGTTCCTCTTCGCCTTGTCCGCTCCCCGCAGGGAGAAGCCGATGCGGACCTCGACCGAGTTGCTCTGGTCGATCGGGCCCGTCCACAGCACGCCGAACGGCCGCATGGTGGTCGAGCGGATCGCAGAGAAATCCAGGCGGCTGCCGCCGGGCATGCGGCGATGGTCATACCAGAGTTGCGGCCTCCAGCCGTCGTTGAGGCACTCGATGTGCACCGCCAGCGGTACGCCTTCCACGGTGATCTGGCCCGCGGCCGCGTGGGTGTCGAGCACCTCGAGGTTGGCCCGGAGCGGGTAGGTGCGGCTGTAGGGAATCGTGAGGCCGCCGTGGGAGAAGTCGATCGCGATGCTGGCTTCGTCGGTGCGCGGAAACGTGTAGCGGTGGATGGCCGACCGCGGTCCGACGGTGAGTTCGCACTCGATGCCGTTGTCGAGCGTGGCGGCGTACCAGCCGGGCTCCGCCCGCTCGTCCCGCAACTCCCACGCCCGCCCGAGCGCATCCAGCGGATCCATGAGCGGGGTGACGCGGAAATAGTTGTAGTACTTGCGGATCGCACCCGTCCCGGACTGCTGGAAGTGGGTGAACCCCGACGCAAGCTGGGTCTGGTGGATCTCGGGCGGAACACCCTCGGTGCTCAGGTCGAAGCGGCCATAGCCGGTCGGATAGGCACCCGAATAGGCACACGCCGAGACCATGCCGAGCGGATAGGTCGCCCCCGGGTGCGTGTTGCCGATCTGGGGTTTCGGACTCCACCAGGTCGCCGCCAAGCCCGTGGTCGGGTGCAGGTCGGTGGGTTCACAGCCGATGAACGGATCCACCGTGCTCAGCGCGCGGCTCCTCATGCGGTCATTCCAGCGCCGGCGCCGTCGCCCGAGTCGTTCAGCATGGGAGGAAAGCTAGAGATCGAACGTGGCCAATGGGTAATTGCCCGATCACGAATCCATAACGACAGCTGGGGTTTCGGATCGATTGTCCGGGGGCCGACCCAATCGCGGAGTCGGTTGACTCTCACATCGTGAGAGACCCCACGATGGATTCATGAGCGAACTCATGACCATCGGGGAGTTCTCCCGGCTGAGCCGACTGAGCGTGCGGATGTTGCGGCACTATGACGCGCACGGGGTGCTGTCCCCGGCCGACGTGGATCGGTTCAGTGGTTATCGCCGGTACGCCGGCTCCCAGCTCGCCGCCGCCGTCGCCATCCGGCGACTTCGGGACGTCGGGTTCGGGATCGCGGCGATTGCAGCGTTGCTTGCAGCGCGCGGGACGGAGGCGTACACCGAAGCACTCGTGCTGCACCGAACCGAACTCTCTGCGGATCTTGACGCCGCTCGGCAGCGACTCACCCTCATCGACAGCATGATCAAACAGGAGAACACCATGTCCATCACCGTTTCCCGCACCACCATCCCGGCCCGCACGCTCGTGACACTGCGGGGTGTGGTGCCGACCTATTCCGACGAGGGGCAGCTGTGGGGGCAGTTCATGCCGCTGCTCGCTGCGCAGGGAATTCAGGGCACCGGGCCCGGCGGCGTGATCGAGCATGACGAGGAATACCGCGAGGCCGATGTCGACGAGTCGGTCTGGCTGGAGGTCGCCCGGGGGACCAGTGCGGAAGCACCCCTGGAGATCGTGGAACTGCCGGAACAGGACGTCGTGATGGCCACGCTGGTGGGGCCCTATGGCCAGATCTCGGAAGCGCACGCCCGGATCGGCGAGTTCTTGGAGGCGGAAGGCCTTCGGGCGGCGTCGGGTGGGATCGAGGCGAAGGTGTTCAACCGCTATCTCACCGACCCCTCCCAGACGGCCCCCGACGCCAACGTCACCGAGATCTGTCTGCCCATTCACCCGGCATAATCTGCGGTCATCTGACCCTGGCAGAGTGTTTAGCCTTGTGGGCCGGCTGCCAGGGCCATTCCCGCGCAGAAATTGCCGTTTCCAGCCAGTGCAACCAGCTCTCGCTTTCGATCATGTCCCACGTCACGCGCAGAACCGTCCAGAGATCGACGACCAAATCGTTCTGGCGCGCACGATCGGTGTGGAACACGTCAGGGGCTGAGTGGGCCCCGAACCCGTCGACTTCGAGGGCGATCTCCAGTTCGGGGAGGGCAACATCGATGAACATTCGCCGCCCGCTGGTGGCGACGACCTCATAGTTGGTTTTCCAGCCCTCGATGTGTGCCTCGCGCAACTGCCGATGAACCCTCCGTTCCGCTTCCGACCACGGCCGGTCCCGCGAATCGCTGAGGATCTGGGTGCGAGCGATATTCCCTGGACGATGCGGATGGGCTTCGAACGCGGCCCACATCTGCTCAAGAGCCAGGGCACCCTCCGAGAAGGCATCCCTGAGAACGCGATCAACATAAGTGCCGCCCTCGGTTGGGATCAGGTCCACTGCCGTCAGCGCATGATTGGTGCAGCGGAAGCCTCCCCGCTCTATGACCCATGCCGGATCCACTGCCCGTTCGGAGAAGCGGAATCTGGGTCGATTGCTCGACAGGCGACCCGAGGCGCTGATGGGGCCCTGAATCGGCACGTCCCACAACAGGTGTGCCGCCGTGAGATCGGTGAACACGACATTCGGATCACGTAGGGCTGCGGCCCGCATGCGAGTCAGGGGCTCGGCCACTTGGTCCGCGGGAGCGAAGATCCCCGGGAGGACGCTCGCGAGATCGCCGGCCTGGGCCATGCGCCTGAGGACTCCGAACAGTTCATGGGGACAGGAGTTGTAGGAAATGACTCCCTGTTGTTGATGCAGGATGTTCCAGACGTCCAACTTTGATGGTTTCACGCCGGCAAGATGCGCGCGACACCGCGATTCGGTTCAGAACGAGCGCCCGGGCTGTGGACAAATTCTGCGCCGGAACTCCCTGTGGAAAACGCCGACTAGGGCAAACGCCCCTCAAACGCCAGATGACCGCAGATTATGCCGGTTGGGGCGTCCCTGCGATCAGGGCTTTGAGGGCGTCGGCGTCGTTGGGGAGGTCAACCACGCGGCGAGGTAGATCCTCGATGCCGGCGAATCGCTCGGGGCGCTCGACGTCATGGCCCAGCGCCTCGACGATGGTTTGGGAGAACTTCACCGGCAACGCCGTCTCGAGCACGATCACCGGCGGAGTGAGCTCCGCGCGCAGGTCACGCGCGACCTTCACTCCGTCAGCGGTGTGCGGATCGATGGTCACCCCGGTGCGCTCGTGTTCGGCCGCGATGGTCGCCACGCGATCGGCGTGCGAGGAGGATCCAGCCACGAAGCCGAACCGGTCACGGACCCGGGAGAAGGCCGGCAGCCCGGACAGGTCGAATTGGCCCTCGCGCACAAGTTCCTCCGCGAACAACCGCCGCAGCTCCCCAGCATCACGCCCGATCAGGTCAAAGATGAACCGCTCGAAGTTGGACGCCTTCGAGATGTCCATCGACGGGCTGGACGTCTCATGCGTCTCGGCGGTCCCGCGCACGCGATAGAGCCCGGTCGCGAAGAACTCGGCGAGCACATCGTTCTCGTTGGTCGCCAGCACGAGCGTGGAGATCGGCACGCCCATCTCGCGGGCGATATGCCCCGCGCAGATGTTGCCGAAGTTGCCGCTCGGCACGGTGAAGGTGACGGTCTGGTCATCGGACTCGGTCGCATGCAGATACAGCGCCACGTAGTAGATGACCTGCGCCACCAGGCGAGCCCAGTTGATCGAGTTGACGGCCCCGAGACGATGCTCGGCCTTGAACGCCAGATCGCCGTTGACGGTCTTGACCAGGTCCTGGCAGTCGTCGAACACGCCGTCGACCGCGATGTTCACGATCGTGGGATCGTCGAGGGAGAACATCTGCGCCTGCTGGAACGGGCTCATCCGCCCGGCGGGAGTGAGCATGAAGACGCGTACGCGGTCCTTGCCCAACATCGCATATTCAGCCGCCGACCCGGTGTCACCGCTGGTCGCTCCGAGGATGGTGAGTGTCCGGTCGCGGCGCTCGAGCTCATATTCGAAGAGCTCGCCCAGCAGCTGCATCGCCATGTCCTTGAAGGCAGCGGTCGGGCCGTTCGACAGGTGCCCGAGCAGCAGCCCGTCCCCGATCTCCG
Coding sequences:
- a CDS encoding MerR family transcriptional regulator; protein product: MSELMTIGEFSRLSRLSVRMLRHYDAHGVLSPADVDRFSGYRRYAGSQLAAAVAIRRLRDVGFGIAAIAALLAARGTEAYTEALVLHRTELSADLDAARQRLTLIDSMIKQENTMSITVSRTTIPARTLVTLRGVVPTYSDEGQLWGQFMPLLAAQGIQGTGPGGVIEHDEEYREADVDESVWLEVARGTSAEAPLEIVELPEQDVVMATLVGPYGQISEAHARIGEFLEAEGLRAASGGIEAKVFNRYLTDPSQTAPDANVTEICLPIHPA
- the thrC gene encoding threonine synthase codes for the protein MRYVSTRDPQKAGLPFCDILLEGLAPDGGLYLPESYPLISAETLAEWRELLKTQGYAALATAVLSLYVDDIPADDLAGICARAYTAEKFGTDDIVGVTEIGDGLLLGHLSNGPTAAFKDMAMQLLGELFEYELERRDRTLTILGATSGDTGSAAEYAMLGKDRVRVFMLTPAGRMSPFQQAQMFSLDDPTIVNIAVDGVFDDCQDLVKTVNGDLAFKAEHRLGAVNSINWARLVAQVIYYVALYLHATESDDQTVTFTVPSGNFGNICAGHIAREMGVPISTLVLATNENDVLAEFFATGLYRVRGTAETHETSSPSMDISKASNFERFIFDLIGRDAGELRRLFAEELVREGQFDLSGLPAFSRVRDRFGFVAGSSSHADRVATIAAEHERTGVTIDPHTADGVKVARDLRAELTPPVIVLETALPVKFSQTIVEALGHDVERPERFAGIEDLPRRVVDLPNDADALKALIAGTPQPA
- a CDS encoding GH92 family glycosyl hydrolase, which codes for MRSRALSTVDPFIGCEPTDLHPTTGLAATWWSPKPQIGNTHPGATYPLGMVSACAYSGAYPTGYGRFDLSTEGVPPEIHQTQLASGFTHFQQSGTGAIRKYYNYFRVTPLMDPLDALGRAWELRDERAEPGWYAATLDNGIECELTVGPRSAIHRYTFPRTDEASIAIDFSHGGLTIPYSRTYPLRANLEVLDTHAAAGQITVEGVPLAVHIECLNDGWRPQLWYDHRRMPGGSRLDFSAIRSTTMRPFGVLWTGPIDQSNSVEVRIGFSLRGADKAKRNLEDDVPRERESFEIRRSLTEQAWSEVLGKVQVEAPTRERQTVFDTAVYHSLIKPAIAHNESPWWPDKGPFAFDLCTVWDIYRTQLPLLILAAPDKASDLASALITICEEEGNFPIGYRMARGADRFSRQGSALCHTFLASVSQAGLPGVDWDLALTLMSTDLRRTYGEEFLRFGRAEPITHTLDLAFGHWCTAQVAKRVGDHALAASLESKAGRWRNAFDADGQLLRASTFYEGTRWNYSFRILHDMASRIEWAGGDEAFVELLDAFFGFGAEPETQPGVGPSAEELAEGYALGRFQGMNNEPDMDAPWAYTYAGRPDRTADVVHGVVTNQFRATRGGLPGNDDSGGLSSWYVWASLGIMPVAGQDLFLLNAPAHEHARLAVGDRDLIVDVEGYRPPEPDAPARYVTSATLDGRPVDAWLPGEDFRRGGHLVVTLADKPGDWGTTRRPPSFPTPPE